A genomic window from Alphaproteobacteria bacterium includes:
- a CDS encoding pyridoxine 5'-phosphate synthase yields MRRLRLGINIDHVATLRNARGDVHPEIMRAAHAALAGGADSITVHLREDRRHIRDTDVERLCAALGAPINMEMAATAEMAAIALRLKPHAVCIVPERREELTTEGGLDVKGKIGALQPVVTQLAAAGIQVAPFIDPDIAQVDAVKAAGAQALEFHTGVYCNARGGAQTAALKQITDAARHAAAIGIEVHAGHGLNFDNVGPIAAIAEIEELNIGHYLVGEALFTGLEAAVRRMRAAMDAARGGKPA; encoded by the coding sequence ATGCGGCGTTTACGGTTGGGAATTAATATCGACCATGTCGCCACTTTGCGTAACGCGCGCGGCGATGTGCACCCGGAAATCATGCGCGCCGCGCACGCCGCGCTGGCGGGCGGGGCCGATAGCATCACGGTGCATCTGCGCGAAGACCGCCGCCATATCCGCGACACCGATGTTGAACGGCTTTGCGCAGCGCTGGGCGCGCCGATCAATATGGAAATGGCCGCAACCGCGGAAATGGCCGCGATCGCGCTCAGGCTGAAACCGCACGCTGTGTGTATTGTGCCCGAACGGCGGGAGGAATTGACGACCGAAGGCGGGCTGGATGTGAAAGGCAAGATCGGCGCGCTGCAGCCTGTCGTTACGCAACTTGCGGCGGCGGGCATACAGGTCGCGCCGTTCATCGACCCGGATATCGCGCAGGTCGATGCGGTCAAGGCCGCGGGCGCGCAGGCGCTTGAATTTCACACCGGCGTTTATTGCAACGCGCGGGGCGGCGCGCAGACGGCGGCTTTGAAACAGATTACCGATGCCGCGCGCCATGCCGCCGCCATTGGCATTGAAGTGCATGCGGGCCATGGGCTGAATTTTGACAATGTCGGCCCCATAGCCGCGATTGCCGAAATCGAGGAGCTGAATATCGGCCATTATCTTGTGGGCGAGGCGCTGTTCACCGGGCTCGAAGCTGCCGTGCGGCGCATGCGTGCCGCTATGGACGCGGCGCGCGGAGGCAAGCCCGCTTGA
- the rnc gene encoding ribonuclease III, with the protein MAGAEPTSVNVTVLMRALSHQFAAMDLLEAALTHPSLSAPRRPSGAPAYERLEFLGDRVVGLVIAAWLYRMYPDASEGDLARRHTGLVNRDVLTRVAEGLDLDRYLRVAKSERVAGGTVNAGILSDACEAVIGALYLDGGMEAAERFIHSAWEPLLDAAARPPIDPKTELQEWVQARSMPLPAYRVVSSEGPAHAPCFVVEVTIKDHDPVTAEGSSKRIAEKEAAARLLRMLA; encoded by the coding sequence ATGGCCGGCGCCGAACCAACCAGCGTCAATGTCACAGTGCTGATGCGCGCGCTTTCGCACCAGTTCGCCGCCATGGATTTGCTTGAAGCGGCGCTCACCCACCCTTCGCTTTCCGCGCCGCGCCGCCCGTCCGGCGCGCCGGCCTATGAACGGCTCGAATTCCTCGGCGACCGGGTAGTCGGGCTCGTGATCGCGGCGTGGCTATACCGAATGTACCCGGATGCGAGCGAAGGCGACCTGGCGCGCCGCCATACCGGCCTTGTAAACCGCGATGTGCTGACGCGCGTGGCCGAAGGCCTCGATCTCGATCGCTATCTGCGCGTGGCGAAAAGCGAACGCGTGGCGGGCGGCACGGTTAACGCCGGTATATTATCGGACGCGTGCGAAGCCGTGATCGGCGCGCTCTATCTCGATGGCGGCATGGAAGCGGCCGAGCGTTTCATCCATAGCGCATGGGAACCGTTGCTCGATGCTGCGGCGCGTCCGCCGATCGACCCCAAGACGGAATTGCAGGAATGGGTGCAGGCGCGCAGCATGCCGCTGCCGGCCTACCGCGTGGTTTCCAGCGAAGGCCCGGCGCACGCGCCTTGCTTCGTGGTCGAAGTGACGATCAAGGACCACGATCCGGTGACGGCCGAGGGGTCATCCAAGCGCATTGCGGAAAAGGAAGCGGCCGCAAGGCTGCTGAGGATGCTGGCATGA
- the uvrA gene encoding excinuclease ABC subunit UvrA — protein sequence MLKDISIRGAREHNLKDINVTIPRDRFVVITGLSGSGKSSLAFDTIYAEGQRRYVESLSAYARQFLEMQQKPDVDSIEGLSPAISIEQKTTSRNPRSTVGTVTEIYDYMRLLFARVGVPYSPATGLPIESQTVSQMADRILAMPEGTKLLLLAPIVRGRKGEYRKELKELQKKGFQRVKVDGKVWEIGEVPALNKKIKHDIAVVVDRIVVRKDLGNRLPDSIEVALKLADGLMLAENATTGESTVFSSKFACPVSGFTIEEIEPRLFSFNNPHGACPACDGLGEKLTFDPALIVPDDGLSLAEGAIAPWKSVMSMFYEQTLSAVVRNFKGSMNAPWRQLGKDLQQAILYGTRGRDITFVYKDETRSYRNTKPFEGVIPNLERRWRETESNWMREEIGRYQTAQPCDACGGLRLKPEALAVKIAGRHISDVAGLSIKAAGAWFENLDKDLTPKQREIAARILKEINERLGFLNNVGLEYLTLARNSGTLSGGESQRIRLASQIGSGLTGVLYVLDEPSIGLHQRDNDRLLTTLKRLRDIGNTVLVVEHDEDAIRSADYVIDMGPGAGVHGGEVVAAGLPDDIVKVPRSLTGQYLSGKRSIPLPAARREGRAGQWLEVIGARENNLKNIDAKFPLGTLTCVTGVSGGGKSTLVVETLYKALAKQLNKARDLPAAHDKIKGVKLIDKIVDIDQSPIGRTPRSNPATYTGAFTPIRDWYAGLPEARARGYGPGRFSFNVKGGRCEACEGDGVIKIEMHFLPDVYVTCDTCSGKRYNRETLEVLYRGKSIADILAMTVEEGAEFFKAVPSIRDKMETLNRVGLGYIQIGQQATTLSGGEAQRVKLSKELSRRATGKTLYILDEPTTGLHFEDVRKLLEVLHALVDQGNTVVVIEHNLEVIKTADWIIDLGPEGGDGGGEIVAAGTPEDVAREKRSYTGKYLSAYLGAPARAKRRA from the coding sequence TCGTGGTCATCACCGGCCTGTCGGGTTCCGGCAAATCCTCGCTCGCATTCGATACCATCTATGCCGAAGGACAGCGCCGCTATGTCGAAAGCCTTTCGGCCTATGCGCGCCAGTTCCTTGAAATGCAGCAGAAGCCGGATGTCGATTCCATCGAAGGTCTTTCACCCGCGATTTCAATCGAACAAAAAACCACCTCGCGCAACCCGCGATCCACCGTCGGCACGGTGACCGAAATTTACGATTACATGCGCCTTCTGTTCGCGCGCGTCGGCGTGCCCTATTCGCCCGCAACCGGCTTGCCGATCGAAAGCCAGACCGTAAGCCAGATGGCGGACCGCATTTTGGCGATGCCCGAAGGCACGAAGCTGCTGCTGCTTGCGCCCATCGTACGCGGCCGCAAGGGCGAATACCGCAAAGAGCTGAAGGAGCTGCAGAAGAAAGGCTTCCAGCGCGTCAAGGTTGACGGCAAGGTGTGGGAGATCGGCGAGGTTCCTGCGCTGAACAAAAAGATCAAGCACGATATCGCCGTGGTGGTTGACCGCATCGTTGTGCGCAAGGATCTTGGCAACCGGTTGCCCGACAGCATCGAGGTCGCGCTCAAGCTCGCGGACGGGTTGATGCTCGCGGAAAACGCCACGACAGGCGAGAGCACCGTCTTTTCCTCGAAATTCGCGTGCCCCGTGAGCGGCTTCACGATCGAGGAGATCGAGCCGCGCCTGTTTTCCTTCAACAACCCGCACGGCGCCTGCCCGGCATGCGACGGGCTCGGCGAAAAACTGACCTTCGATCCCGCGCTGATTGTGCCGGATGACGGGCTTTCGCTGGCCGAAGGCGCGATCGCGCCGTGGAAGAGCGTGATGTCGATGTTCTATGAACAGACGCTTTCCGCCGTCGTGCGCAATTTCAAGGGCAGCATGAATGCCCCGTGGCGCCAGCTCGGCAAGGACCTGCAGCAGGCCATTTTATACGGCACGCGCGGGCGCGACATCACCTTCGTGTACAAGGACGAAACCCGCAGCTACCGCAACACCAAGCCTTTCGAGGGCGTGATCCCCAATCTCGAGCGCCGCTGGCGCGAAACCGAAAGCAACTGGATGCGCGAGGAAATCGGCCGCTATCAGACCGCGCAGCCGTGCGACGCCTGCGGCGGGCTGCGGCTGAAGCCGGAAGCGCTGGCGGTGAAAATCGCCGGCAGGCATATCAGCGATGTGGCGGGGCTTTCGATCAAGGCCGCGGGGGCGTGGTTCGAAAACCTCGATAAAGACCTCACGCCCAAGCAGCGGGAAATCGCGGCGCGTATTTTGAAGGAAATCAACGAACGGCTCGGATTCCTCAATAATGTGGGCCTCGAATACCTCACGCTCGCGCGCAATTCGGGCACGCTTTCGGGCGGCGAAAGCCAGCGCATCCGCCTCGCTTCGCAAATCGGCTCCGGCCTCACGGGCGTGCTTTATGTGCTCGACGAACCCTCAATCGGGTTGCACCAGCGCGATAACGACCGGCTGCTCACGACGCTGAAGCGGCTACGCGATATCGGCAACACCGTGCTGGTCGTGGAACATGACGAAGACGCAATCCGCAGCGCCGATTACGTGATCGATATGGGCCCCGGCGCGGGCGTGCATGGCGGCGAGGTTGTGGCCGCCGGGCTGCCGGACGATATCGTGAAAGTGCCGCGCAGCCTTACGGGCCAGTATCTGAGCGGCAAGCGCAGCATCCCCCTGCCCGCCGCACGGCGCGAAGGCCGCGCGGGTCAGTGGCTTGAGGTGATCGGCGCGCGCGAAAACAACCTCAAGAACATCGACGCGAAATTCCCGCTCGGCACCCTTACCTGCGTCACCGGCGTTTCCGGCGGCGGCAAATCCACGCTGGTGGTTGAAACGCTTTATAAAGCGCTGGCCAAACAGCTCAACAAGGCGCGCGATCTGCCCGCCGCGCACGACAAGATCAAAGGCGTCAAGCTGATCGACAAAATCGTCGATATCGATCAATCCCCCATCGGCCGCACGCCGCGGTCGAACCCCGCCACCTATACCGGCGCCTTCACGCCGATCCGCGATTGGTACGCCGGGTTGCCCGAAGCGCGGGCGCGCGGCTACGGGCCGGGGCGTTTTTCCTTCAACGTCAAGGGCGGGCGCTGCGAAGCATGCGAAGGCGACGGCGTCATCAAGATCGAGATGCATTTCCTGCCCGACGTGTATGTCACATGCGACACCTGCAGCGGCAAGCGCTATAACCGCGAAACGCTGGAGGTTCTGTACCGAGGCAAATCCATCGCCGATATTCTTGCGATGACGGTCGAGGAAGGCGCGGAGTTTTTCAAGGCCGTGCCTTCTATCCGCGACAAGATGGAAACGCTCAACCGCGTCGGGCTCGGCTACATCCAGATCGGCCAGCAGGCGACCACGCTTTCGGGCGGCGAGGCGCAACGCGTCAAGCTTTCCAAGGAACTTTCGCGCCGCGCCACCGGCAAAACGCTTTATATCCTCGACGAACCCACGACAGGCCTGCATTTCGAAGACGTGCGCAAACTGCTCGAAGTGCTGCACGCGCTTGTCGATCAGGGCAACACGGTGGTGGTGATCGAACATAACCTTGAAGTGATCAAGACCGCCGACTGGATCATCGATCTCGGCCCCGAGGGCGGCGATGGCGGCGGCGAGATTGTGGCCGCGGGCACGCCCGAAGACGTGGCGCGCGAAAAGCGCAGCTATACGGGCAAATATCTTTCCGCCTATCTTGGCGCGCCTGCGCGGGCGAAGAGGCGCGCCTGA
- a CDS encoding GTPase Era, giving the protein MTGKTRCGYVALIGAPNAGKSTLVNALVGQKVSIISAKPQTTRMRILGVATAGDTQLCLLDTPGVFKPKRTLDRAMVGAAWQSLDDADAVLLVIDAQAGIDASIEALISQLEAAKRPVIAVLNKVDLVKPHEKLLPLADKLAAHAIIEQTFMISALKRDGVADLRAVLAPRMPEGPWLFDKDQLTDLSSRLFATEITREQLYLQLSQELPYAAAVIPEAWEDQPDGSVRITQNVVVTREGQKGIVVGKGGARIKAIGTAARGQLEKLLGQRVHLLLEVKVDEKWQERGDFYRLFGLKH; this is encoded by the coding sequence ATGACGGGCAAAACACGCTGCGGCTATGTCGCGCTGATCGGCGCGCCGAATGCGGGAAAATCCACGCTTGTGAACGCGCTGGTTGGGCAAAAGGTTTCGATCATCAGCGCCAAGCCGCAAACCACGCGCATGCGGATCCTTGGTGTCGCGACGGCGGGGGATACGCAGCTTTGCCTGCTCGATACCCCCGGCGTCTTCAAGCCCAAGCGCACGCTGGACCGCGCCATGGTCGGCGCCGCGTGGCAATCGCTTGACGATGCCGATGCCGTGCTGCTGGTGATTGATGCGCAGGCGGGGATCGATGCTTCGATCGAGGCGCTGATCAGCCAGCTCGAAGCCGCGAAGCGGCCCGTGATCGCGGTTCTGAACAAGGTTGATCTTGTGAAGCCGCATGAAAAGCTTTTGCCGCTTGCGGATAAACTGGCGGCGCATGCGATCATTGAACAAACCTTCATGATCTCCGCGCTCAAGCGTGACGGCGTTGCCGATCTGCGCGCCGTGTTGGCGCCGCGCATGCCCGAAGGACCGTGGCTGTTCGATAAGGACCAGTTGACGGATCTGTCTTCCCGCCTGTTCGCGACCGAAATCACGCGCGAACAGTTGTACCTTCAATTGTCGCAGGAACTCCCCTACGCCGCCGCCGTGATTCCCGAAGCATGGGAAGACCAGCCGGACGGCAGCGTCCGCATTACGCAAAATGTGGTGGTGACGCGCGAAGGGCAGAAGGGAATTGTGGTCGGCAAGGGCGGCGCGCGCATCAAGGCGATCGGCACGGCCGCGCGCGGGCAGCTTGAAAAACTGCTCGGGCAGCGCGTACATTTATTGCTTGAAGTGAAGGTCGATGAGAAGTGGCAGGAACGGGGCGATTTTTACCGCCTGTTCGGGCTTAAGCACTAA
- the mutS gene encoding DNA mismatch repair protein MutS: MARHAREKQETGTLPGLPGPTEDNDTSPLMAQYLALKAAHPDALLFFRLGDFYELFFYDAAKASAALDIALTRRGQHQGQDIPMCGVPAHSHEAYLARLIRKGFRVAICEQMEDPATAKKRGSKAIVERAVVRIITPGTLTEDSLLEARASNHLACVAEEKGRLALAWLDLAAAQPQVQELEAPALAAALARLAPGEILVPQRLLEHAELKSALEPWRAQLAPLPGARFDSDNATRRICAIYNVAATDAFGDLSRAALAALGTLLDYVELTQKREVRHFARPQLVQEDAVMAIDAATARNLELTRTQQGAREGSLLAAIDRTVTGAGARLLAARLAAPLTDEAAINRRLDCVAFLHEQPDLRRTLRAALHETPELERTLARLALGRGGPRDLAAVRTALQQAALLRAGLLGAEKAGLPPDLAAAAGDLGGHARLIEKLDRALMHELPALAREGGFIQPGFSAQLDELVALRDDSDKMMRALQKHYIEKTGVQSLKLRANQVIGYYIEVTPGNADRLLQMKDIFIHRQTLATAVRFTSVQLTELERKLSDAAGRALAVELEIFAQLSAMVLENAAAVRATAQAIALVDVAAALAELAAQQGYCRPVITADTNFAVTGGRHPVVEQALRAAGDESFVANDCSLAPAQRLWLLTGPNMAGKSTFLRQNALIAIMAQAGFFVPASAAKIGIVDRVFSRVGAADDLARGRSTFMVEMVETAAILNQASARSFVILDEIGRGTATFDGLSLAWAVIEHLHEANRCRALFATHYHELTALEARLGALVCRTMAVKEWEGAIIFLHAIAEGAADRSYGIHVAKLAGLPAAVTARAEAVLAALENSDKRRDAGALATQMPEFSQIQAQQAAQNAAARAAPALEALKAINPDDLTPKEALEELYRLKKLA; the protein is encoded by the coding sequence ATGGCCCGGCACGCACGCGAAAAACAGGAAACAGGCACCCTGCCCGGGCTGCCCGGCCCGACCGAAGACAATGATACATCGCCGCTGATGGCACAATATCTGGCGCTGAAGGCCGCGCACCCGGATGCGCTGTTGTTTTTCCGGCTCGGTGATTTTTACGAACTATTCTTCTACGATGCGGCAAAGGCCTCGGCCGCGCTCGATATCGCGCTGACCCGCCGCGGCCAGCATCAGGGTCAGGATATCCCCATGTGCGGCGTGCCCGCGCACAGCCACGAAGCCTATCTCGCGCGCCTGATCCGCAAGGGCTTCCGCGTCGCCATTTGCGAACAGATGGAAGACCCGGCGACGGCAAAGAAGCGCGGCAGCAAGGCGATTGTGGAGCGCGCGGTCGTGCGCATCATCACGCCCGGCACGCTGACGGAAGACAGCCTGCTTGAAGCGCGCGCCAGCAACCACCTTGCATGCGTGGCAGAAGAAAAGGGCAGGCTCGCGCTCGCCTGGCTCGATCTCGCGGCGGCGCAGCCGCAGGTGCAGGAGCTTGAGGCGCCCGCGCTGGCCGCGGCGCTGGCGCGGCTCGCGCCGGGCGAAATCCTCGTGCCGCAAAGGCTGCTTGAACATGCCGAACTGAAAAGCGCGCTGGAGCCGTGGCGGGCGCAGCTCGCGCCGCTGCCCGGCGCGCGTTTCGACAGCGATAATGCAACCCGGCGCATCTGCGCCATATATAATGTCGCGGCGACGGACGCGTTCGGCGATCTTTCCCGCGCCGCGCTGGCCGCGCTCGGCACGCTGCTCGATTACGTTGAGCTGACGCAGAAACGCGAAGTGCGGCACTTCGCGCGTCCGCAACTTGTGCAGGAAGACGCGGTGATGGCGATTGACGCAGCGACCGCGCGCAACCTTGAATTGACACGCACGCAGCAAGGCGCGCGCGAAGGCAGCCTGCTCGCCGCGATAGACCGCACCGTTACCGGCGCCGGGGCGCGGCTTCTGGCCGCGCGGCTGGCCGCGCCGCTGACTGACGAAGCCGCCATCAACCGCAGACTGGATTGCGTGGCGTTTTTGCATGAACAGCCGGATTTGCGCCGCACGCTGCGCGCGGCGCTGCACGAAACGCCGGAACTTGAACGCACGCTCGCGCGGCTCGCGCTCGGCCGCGGGGGCCCGCGCGATCTTGCCGCCGTGCGCACCGCGCTGCAGCAGGCGGCATTGTTACGCGCCGGTCTGCTCGGCGCGGAAAAAGCCGGGCTGCCGCCCGATCTGGCCGCGGCGGCAGGCGATCTTGGCGGGCATGCGCGGCTGATCGAAAAGCTTGATCGCGCCTTGATGCACGAGCTGCCCGCACTGGCGCGCGAGGGCGGCTTCATCCAGCCCGGCTTTTCGGCGCAGCTTGATGAGCTGGTAGCGCTGCGCGACGACAGCGACAAAATGATGCGCGCGCTGCAAAAACATTATATCGAGAAAACCGGCGTGCAATCGCTCAAGCTGCGCGCCAATCAGGTGATCGGCTACTATATAGAGGTCACGCCCGGCAACGCCGACCGGCTGTTGCAGATGAAAGATATTTTCATCCATCGCCAGACGCTGGCAACCGCCGTGCGCTTCACCAGCGTGCAGCTGACCGAACTTGAACGCAAATTATCTGACGCCGCCGGGCGTGCGCTGGCGGTCGAGCTGGAAATTTTTGCCCAACTTTCCGCCATGGTTCTGGAAAACGCAGCCGCCGTGCGCGCCACGGCGCAGGCGATCGCGCTGGTGGATGTCGCCGCCGCGCTGGCCGAACTGGCGGCGCAGCAGGGTTATTGCCGTCCCGTTATCACAGCAGACACAAACTTCGCCGTGACCGGCGGGCGCCACCCGGTCGTGGAACAGGCGCTGCGCGCGGCGGGCGATGAAAGCTTCGTCGCCAACGATTGTTCGCTGGCGCCCGCGCAGCGGCTTTGGTTGCTGACGGGGCCGAACATGGCGGGAAAATCCACGTTTCTGCGGCAAAACGCGCTGATCGCCATCATGGCGCAGGCCGGATTTTTCGTGCCCGCAAGCGCGGCGAAAATCGGCATCGTTGACCGCGTGTTCAGCCGCGTCGGCGCGGCGGACGATCTGGCGCGCGGGCGGTCCACGTTTATGGTCGAGATGGTTGAGACCGCCGCGATCCTCAACCAGGCAAGCGCGCGCAGCTTCGTGATCCTCGATGAGATCGGCCGCGGCACCGCCACGTTTGACGGGCTTTCGCTTGCCTGGGCGGTGATCGAACATCTGCATGAAGCGAACCGCTGCCGCGCGCTGTTCGCGACGCATTACCACGAACTGACCGCGCTGGAAGCCAGGCTAGGCGCGCTTGTGTGCCGCACGATGGCCGTGAAGGAATGGGAGGGCGCAATCATATTCCTGCACGCGATCGCGGAAGGCGCGGCCGACCGGTCTTACGGCATCCATGTCGCAAAGCTGGCCGGGCTGCCCGCCGCCGTGACCGCACGCGCCGAAGCGGTGCTGGCGGCGCTGGAAAATTCCGACAAGCGCAGGGATGCGGGCGCGCTGGCCACGCAAATGCCGGAATTTTCACAAATTCAGGCGCAGCAAGCCGCACAAAACGCCGCCGCGCGTGCCGCGCCGGCGCTGGAAGCGCTGAAGGCCATCAACCCGGACGATCTCACGCCCAAAGAAGCCTTGGAAGAACTGTACAGGTTGAAGAAGCTGGCCTAG
- the lepB gene encoding signal peptidase I, with the protein MTQPNTEENRPVTSDATRKFEKDYGEGSAIRTVIYAILIAVVIRTVAFEPFNIPSGSMMPGLQVGDFLFVSKFSYGYSSRSTVLGAIPLEGRLFGKQPERGDVIVFKLPRDPSIDYIKRLIGLPGDVIAVRSGEVWINGAPLPRERIGPVMMEDKAGMPMRPAIEWRETMPNGKSYVVLEEYENAPLDNAGPFRVPEGHYFMMGDNRDNSQDSRTRNVSYVPYENLVGRAEFTFFSLSAATRFWQFWKWPWSVRWDRMFQQIQ; encoded by the coding sequence ATGACCCAGCCCAATACCGAAGAAAACCGGCCCGTTACGTCCGACGCGACCCGTAAATTCGAAAAGGATTACGGCGAAGGCAGCGCGATCCGTACCGTGATTTATGCGATCCTGATCGCGGTGGTGATACGCACCGTGGCGTTCGAGCCCTTCAATATCCCCTCCGGCTCCATGATGCCGGGGCTGCAGGTGGGCGATTTCCTGTTCGTTTCCAAATTTTCGTACGGCTACAGCAGCCGCTCGACCGTGCTGGGGGCGATCCCGCTCGAAGGGCGCTTGTTCGGCAAGCAGCCCGAGCGCGGCGATGTGATCGTGTTCAAGCTGCCGCGCGACCCGAGCATCGATTACATCAAGCGGCTTATCGGCCTGCCGGGCGATGTGATCGCGGTCCGGAGCGGCGAGGTCTGGATCAACGGCGCGCCGCTGCCGCGGGAACGCATCGGCCCCGTGATGATGGAAGACAAGGCGGGCATGCCGATGCGCCCGGCCATCGAATGGCGTGAAACCATGCCGAACGGTAAAAGCTATGTGGTGCTTGAAGAATACGAAAACGCGCCGCTTGATAACGCCGGGCCGTTCCGCGTACCCGAAGGGCATTATTTCATGATGGGCGACAACCGCGATAATTCGCAGGACAGCCGCACGCGCAATGTCAGCTATGTGCCTTATGAAAACCTCGTGGGGCGCGCGGAATTCACCTTCTTCTCGCTCAGTGCCGCCACGCGGTTCTGGCAATTCTGGAAATGGCCGTGGTCGGTCCGCTGGGACCGCATGTTCCAGCAAATTCAATAG
- a CDS encoding F0F1 ATP synthase subunit alpha — protein sequence MDIRASEISSVLKQQIAAFGAAAEVAEVGQVLSVGDGVARVYGLDNVRAGEMVEFQDGTKGMALNLEADNVGVVIFGNDRAIKEGDIVKRTGAIVEVPVGKGLLGRVVDALGNPIDGKGPLKDVKMARVDVKAPGIIPRKSVHEPMQTGLKAIDSLVPVGRGQRELIIGDRQTGKTAVAIDAFINQKPAHAGDDESKKLYCIYVAVGQKRSTVAQIVKTLEDAGALQYSIVVAATASEPAPLQFLAPYTGCAMGEFFRDNAMHALIVYDDLSKQAVAYRQMSLLLRRPPGREAYPGDVFYLHSRLLERAAKLNDDHGAGSLTALPVIETQAGDVSAYIPTNVISITDGQIFLETGLFYKGVRPAINVGLSVSRVGSAAQIKAMKQVAGTIKLELAQFREMEAFAQFASDLDATTQKLLGRGRRLTELLKQGQYKPMPVEEQVCSIFAGVKGYLDKVAVEDVPRFEQGLMTELRQSGSAILDAVRADKQIKPETEEKLKAFIESYARGFA from the coding sequence ATGGATATCCGCGCATCGGAAATTTCCTCGGTTCTCAAGCAGCAGATCGCCGCTTTCGGCGCCGCGGCCGAAGTGGCCGAAGTCGGCCAGGTGCTTTCGGTCGGCGACGGCGTGGCCCGCGTTTACGGGCTCGATAACGTCCGTGCCGGCGAAATGGTGGAATTTCAGGACGGCACCAAGGGCATGGCGCTGAACCTTGAGGCCGATAATGTCGGCGTCGTGATCTTCGGCAACGACCGCGCGATCAAGGAAGGCGATATCGTCAAGCGCACCGGCGCGATCGTTGAAGTTCCCGTCGGCAAGGGTTTGCTTGGCCGCGTCGTGGACGCGCTCGGCAACCCCATCGACGGCAAGGGCCCGCTCAAGGACGTGAAGATGGCGCGCGTTGACGTCAAGGCGCCGGGCATCATTCCGCGCAAATCGGTGCACGAACCGATGCAAACGGGCCTGAAGGCCATCGACAGCCTCGTGCCCGTCGGTCGCGGCCAGCGCGAGCTGATCATCGGCGACCGCCAGACCGGCAAGACCGCGGTGGCGATCGACGCCTTTATCAACCAGAAGCCTGCGCATGCGGGCGACGATGAAAGCAAGAAGCTGTATTGCATCTATGTCGCGGTGGGGCAGAAGCGCTCGACCGTCGCGCAGATCGTCAAGACGCTGGAAGATGCCGGCGCGCTGCAATATTCGATTGTGGTCGCCGCCACGGCTTCCGAACCGGCGCCGTTGCAGTTCCTCGCGCCCTATACCGGCTGCGCGATGGGCGAATTTTTCCGCGATAACGCGATGCACGCGCTGATCGTGTATGACGATCTGTCGAAGCAGGCGGTGGCCTACCGCCAGATGTCGCTGCTGCTGCGCCGCCCGCCGGGCCGCGAAGCATATCCCGGCGACGTGTTCTATCTCCATTCCCGCCTTCTCGAACGCGCGGCGAAGCTGAACGACGACCACGGCGCCGGTTCGCTGACCGCGCTGCCGGTGATCGAAACCCAGGCGGGCGACGTTTCGGCCTACATCCCGACCAACGTGATCTCCATCACCGACGGGCAGATCTTCCTTGAAACCGGCCTGTTCTATAAGGGCGTGCGCCCGGCCATCAACGTCGGCCTTTCGGTCAGCCGCGTCGGTTCCGCCGCGCAGATCAAGGCGATGAAGCAGGTCGCAGGCACGATCAAGCTCGAACTCGCGCAGTTCCGCGAAATGGAAGCCTTCGCGCAGTTCGCCTCCGATCTCGATGCCACGACGCAGAAACTTCTGGGCCGTGGCCGCCGTCTGACCGAGCTTCTGAAGCAGGGGCAATACAAGCCGATGCCGGTCGAGGAGCAGGTCTGCTCGATCTTCGCGGGCGTGAAGGGTTATCTCGATAAGGTCGCGGTGGAAGATGTTCCGCGCTTCGAACAGGGCCTGATGACCGAGCTGCGCCAGAGCGGCAGCGCGATCCTCGATGCCGTCCGCGCCGACAAGCAGATCAAGCCCGAAACCGAAGAAAAGCTGAAGGCTTTCATTGAAAGCTACGCCAGGGGTTTTGCGTAA
- a CDS encoding F0F1 ATP synthase subunit delta: MVEARGRKKNLSPRKRIITYFQCTRGSLPVTTVTAEQGQGKAPIVAGAAAQLARRYAVALYDLADEQNAIDAVASDFRAIRQLVAASAELQAIMANPRLSRLQQMKAMQALAQAAQFQKLTQNFLGLTAQNRRTALLPVITEAFLGEVARRRGETIAAVTSAQKLSPQQAEALTGALQKAAGGKIQITFSEDRDLLGGFTVKLGSRFVDASLKNKLARLARHMKEAA, encoded by the coding sequence ATGGTAGAAGCGCGCGGGCGAAAGAAGAATCTGTCGCCCAGGAAACGAATAATAACGTATTTTCAATGCACTAGAGGTTCATTGCCCGTGACGACAGTGACCGCAGAACAAGGACAGGGGAAGGCCCCCATCGTGGCCGGCGCGGCCGCCCAGCTGGCGCGCCGTTATGCCGTCGCTCTTTACGATCTTGCAGATGAACAAAATGCGATCGATGCCGTCGCATCCGATTTTCGCGCCATCCGTCAGCTGGTCGCCGCCAGCGCCGAGCTGCAGGCCATTATGGCCAATCCGCGCTTGTCGCGTTTGCAGCAGATGAAGGCGATGCAGGCACTGGCGCAAGCGGCGCAGTTCCAGAAGCTGACGCAGAATTTCCTCGGTCTTACGGCGCAAAATCGCCGCACCGCGCTTTTGCCGGTGATCACCGAAGCCTTTCTCGGCGAAGTGGCGCGGCGCCGCGGCGAAACCATTGCCGCCGTGACGAGCGCACAGAAACTTTCCCCGCAGCAGGCGGAGGCGCTGACGGGCGCCCTGCAAAAGGCGGCGGGCGGCAAGATCCAGATCACGTTCAGCGAAGATCGCGATCTGCTCGGCGGTTTCACGGTTAAACTGGGCTCGCGTTTCGTCGATGCGTCGCTCAAGAACAAGCTGGCGCGGCTCGCGCGTCATATGAAGGAGGCAGCATAG